TTTAAAGGAAATATCTGTAAGCCCCTGTGCCATGAGCGCAACCACAGTAATAATGCTCCTGGTCTTTAGGTCGATATCCTCATTATTCCAGTTCTCACCAAAGAGAACATCATCATTGAAATGTGCAAACTCAGGAGCAAAATCTCCAAGCTGATCCCTTCCTGCTGTTTGAACGATCTTCTCTGCCATACTCACTCTCTCCTTCCCATACTGGTAAATGTTTTGTTATAAGTTTTCTTTCTATATTCTTTAGGTGTAACACCTTCATACTTCTTAAAAAGCGCTGAAAAATGACTCTCATTGGCAAACCCCAGGTATTCAGCTATATCTGTGCAGCTATATTCGTTATATGAAAGCAGGTGCTTTGCAGCGGTCAATTTTTTCTGCCTTATATAATCTGATACTGATAGCCCCACTTCTTTTGCAAAAACAGTAGAAAGCCATGAAGCATTCATCTCGATTTCGTCAGCAATAATCTTTATTGTGATCCTATTATGCATATGATTTTCAATGTATTCCATACACTGAAGGATTTTGGGTGAGTAATCCGTGTGATTTTCATGATATGCTTTCATCCTGCCTGCATAATCAAGCATCATCTCCTCGTACAGAGCTTTTATATCCTCAGTCGTTTTTAAGCTGTCCATCTTCAAGATATAGAGATCCGATAATCCATAGGACTCATCGGATGGCATC
Above is a genomic segment from Butyrivibrio sp. AE3004 containing:
- a CDS encoding helix-turn-helix domain-containing protein, translated to MQDEVVKKMDVALSDYLFRQREEEYVHATLPQEMSGFEYVKNGDIKGLKRFLVRHRKAEFPKLSESPVQQERYLFVSVITTCCRVCIESGMPSDESYGLSDLYILKMDSLKTTEDIKALYEEMMLDYAGRMKAYHENHTDYSPKILQCMEYIENHMHNRITIKIIADEIEMNASWLSTVFAKEVGLSVSDYIRQKKLTAAKHLLSYNEYSCTDIAEYLGFANESHFSALFKKYEGVTPKEYRKKTYNKTFTSMGRRE